In one window of Opitutus sp. GAS368 DNA:
- a CDS encoding adenine deaminase C-terminal domain-containing protein yields the protein MPLTRFSVPPLHTVTRSLAAVAMGREAPDLVITGGRLLSTYTERIHADREVWIKSGRIAVVKPAGSFSPAPGAKTRIYDARGGILAPGLVDPHIHIESSMMTACAYAEGALLNGTTTIFCDSHEIGNVCDAAGIEWMLRDARQAPLNIFLTVPSTVPATSPRFETAGGDLTPAKIGKLFDKWPEAVALGEKMDFVQVAMGDKRSHAVLAEALKRGRPVCGHIYGREFVAAGAASGISDTHEAIDREISNDFLENGVWVFLRGGPPTTPWHSLPQAIKAVTELGANPKRVCVCTDDRDADDLFLFGLDWVVREAVKHGMKPVTAWSMGSLHPATRYAQDGDIGGLAPARRADLVLLNDDLVPQNTWYGGELVVENRKITPILDKALSKRYRYPKAAYETVKIAPKLKLTPDLPAGPVTANVIRTALPGIILFHEQVVLNPAPGTTWPDLFAQHGLCFVTIVERHGKSGEVAHGLLKDFNLKEGAVGSSVGHDAHNIILAGTNEADLQLALKTIKAMRGGVCVIRGGQVVAKVALPVAGLLSDKRATIVAAESTALKAAWTAAGCTLPYMGFNLIPLSVIPEVRITDKGLVTVPGMQLLPLFARR from the coding sequence ATGCCCCTCACCCGCTTTTCCGTCCCGCCACTCCACACCGTCACCCGCTCGCTGGCCGCCGTGGCCATGGGCCGCGAGGCGCCGGATCTCGTCATCACCGGCGGACGCCTGCTCTCCACCTACACCGAGCGGATCCACGCGGACCGCGAGGTCTGGATCAAGTCCGGCCGCATCGCCGTCGTGAAGCCCGCCGGCTCGTTTTCGCCGGCCCCCGGCGCCAAAACCCGGATCTACGACGCGCGCGGCGGCATCCTGGCGCCCGGCCTGGTGGATCCGCACATCCACATCGAGAGCTCGATGATGACGGCCTGCGCCTACGCCGAGGGCGCCCTGCTCAACGGCACCACCACCATCTTCTGCGACAGCCATGAGATCGGCAACGTCTGCGACGCCGCCGGCATCGAGTGGATGCTGCGCGACGCCCGCCAGGCCCCGCTCAACATCTTCCTCACCGTGCCCAGCACCGTGCCGGCCACCTCGCCGCGCTTCGAGACCGCCGGCGGCGACCTGACGCCCGCCAAGATCGGCAAACTTTTCGACAAGTGGCCCGAGGCCGTCGCCCTCGGCGAGAAAATGGACTTCGTGCAGGTGGCCATGGGCGACAAGCGCAGCCACGCCGTCCTCGCCGAGGCGCTCAAGCGCGGCCGCCCCGTCTGCGGCCACATCTACGGCCGCGAGTTCGTGGCCGCCGGCGCCGCCAGCGGTATCTCCGACACCCACGAGGCCATCGACCGCGAGATCTCCAACGACTTCCTCGAGAATGGCGTCTGGGTCTTCCTCCGCGGCGGCCCGCCGACCACGCCGTGGCACTCGCTGCCGCAGGCCATCAAGGCCGTCACCGAGCTCGGCGCCAACCCCAAGCGCGTCTGTGTGTGCACCGACGATCGCGACGCCGACGACCTTTTCCTGTTCGGCCTGGACTGGGTCGTGCGCGAGGCCGTGAAACACGGCATGAAGCCCGTCACCGCCTGGAGCATGGGCTCGCTCCACCCGGCGACGCGCTACGCCCAGGACGGCGACATCGGCGGCCTGGCCCCCGCCCGCCGGGCCGACCTCGTGCTGCTCAACGACGACCTCGTCCCGCAGAACACCTGGTATGGTGGCGAGCTCGTCGTCGAAAACCGCAAGATCACGCCGATCCTGGATAAGGCTCTCTCCAAGCGCTACCGCTACCCCAAGGCCGCCTACGAGACAGTGAAGATCGCACCGAAGCTGAAACTCACGCCCGACCTCCCCGCCGGGCCGGTCACCGCCAACGTGATCCGCACCGCGCTGCCGGGCATCATCCTCTTCCACGAGCAGGTCGTGCTCAACCCCGCGCCGGGCACCACGTGGCCCGACCTCTTCGCGCAGCACGGCCTGTGCTTCGTCACCATCGTCGAGCGGCACGGCAAATCCGGCGAGGTCGCGCACGGCCTCCTCAAGGACTTCAACCTCAAGGAGGGCGCCGTCGGCAGCTCGGTCGGCCACGACGCGCACAACATCATCCTCGCCGGCACCAACGAGGCCGACCTGCAGCTGGCGCTGAAGACCATCAAGGCCATGCGCGGCGGCGTGTGTGTCATCCGCGGCGGCCAGGTCGTCGCCAAGGTCGCGCTGCCGGTCGCCGGCCTGTTGTCCGACAAGCGCGCCACCATCGTCGCCGCCGAGTCCACCGCGCTCAAGGCCGCGTGGACCGCCGCCGGCTGCACGCTGCCCTACATGGGCTTCAACCTCATCCCGCTCTCCGTCATCCCCGAGGTGCGCATCACGGACAAGGGCCTCGTCACGGTGCCGGGCATGCAGCTTCTGCCGCTGTTCGCGCGGCGCTAG
- a CDS encoding heavy metal translocating P-type ATPase metal-binding domain-containing protein, whose protein sequence is MNFPANDWVNGGVSPTVRVRGLRAEQAAPVHLCRHCGTPLAGEVARAAGFCCAGCGYVFRLVAEHGLEGYYRIRDTVVAPVGEAVFQPRDYAWLARLQAAAAAAPGTPELTLEVQGISCAGCVWLIEKVFHQQPGALHIETDAQLGRMRLRWTRGVFDAPAFARRLQSFNYLAGPPGEEPAVPESRRLARRIGLAAAFSMNVMLFTLPAYFGMAATFPYARLFGTLSLVFATLSLLTGGMYFLGRAVTALRAGTMHIDLPIALGITGAYLGSLYGWLARREEFVYFDFVAAFILLMLVGRWAQVAVVERNRRRLLSPADRPQPVRVETPAGPAERAVADLRVGDIFAVRPGQVVPVEARLESPAATVGTAWISGEADPRDCRAGARVPAGAVNLGHGDIRLCAARGWEGSLLAQLLRPVARDASRHQFLERVIRGYLLGILAAASAAGLGWWLGTHDPVRTWSVITAVLVVSCPCAIGLAFPLADELAATALRRAGVFVRESDLWPRVARIRRIIFDKTGTLTLETPVLNNPATLAALAPVARAVLMALVRDNTHPVSRGLHENLLALDLTVGPETAGELREEPGFGVILETPDGRWSLGRPGWRGMTRNPIGYKEEEGHDTEFACDGVVLARFRFADAVRADAGAEIAALRARGLAIHILSGDRRAKVDRMTRALGLPADHGRAEVTPEGKAAWIRQTDRRDTLMLGDGANDSLAFDAAFARGTPVIHRGVLERKADFYYLGRGLNGIRRLFEVNDARRRTQGWLLVFSVAYNLVAVGLAVAGRMSPLLAAVLMPVSSLLTLAIVAGGMRRWLAR, encoded by the coding sequence ATGAATTTTCCAGCCAACGATTGGGTGAACGGGGGTGTGAGCCCGACGGTGCGAGTGCGTGGACTGCGTGCCGAGCAAGCCGCCCCCGTTCACCTTTGCCGGCACTGCGGGACGCCGCTCGCGGGGGAGGTGGCGCGGGCCGCCGGCTTCTGCTGCGCGGGCTGCGGTTATGTTTTCCGGCTCGTGGCGGAGCACGGACTCGAGGGTTATTACCGGATCCGCGACACGGTGGTGGCCCCGGTGGGCGAGGCCGTGTTCCAGCCGCGCGACTACGCGTGGCTCGCCCGGCTGCAGGCGGCGGCCGCGGCGGCGCCCGGCACCCCGGAGCTGACGCTGGAGGTGCAGGGCATTTCCTGCGCGGGTTGTGTCTGGCTCATCGAGAAGGTCTTCCACCAGCAGCCCGGCGCGCTGCATATCGAGACGGACGCCCAGCTCGGCCGGATGCGGTTGCGATGGACGCGCGGGGTGTTTGACGCGCCGGCCTTCGCGCGGCGGTTGCAGTCCTTCAACTACCTGGCGGGCCCGCCCGGCGAGGAGCCCGCGGTGCCGGAGAGCCGGCGGCTGGCGCGACGCATCGGGCTGGCCGCGGCGTTCTCGATGAACGTCATGCTCTTCACGCTGCCGGCCTACTTCGGCATGGCGGCGACGTTCCCGTATGCGCGGCTCTTTGGCACGCTCTCGCTGGTGTTTGCCACGCTCAGCCTGCTGACGGGCGGCATGTATTTCCTCGGCCGGGCCGTCACGGCGCTGCGCGCGGGTACGATGCACATCGACCTGCCCATCGCCCTCGGCATCACCGGTGCCTACCTCGGCTCGCTCTACGGCTGGCTGGCCCGCCGGGAGGAGTTCGTCTACTTCGACTTTGTCGCGGCGTTCATCCTGCTGATGCTCGTCGGCCGCTGGGCGCAGGTGGCGGTCGTCGAGCGGAATCGCCGCCGGCTCCTCTCGCCGGCGGACCGTCCCCAGCCGGTGCGCGTCGAGACGCCCGCCGGCCCGGCCGAGCGGGCGGTCGCCGACCTGCGGGTGGGCGACATTTTCGCCGTGCGTCCCGGCCAGGTCGTGCCCGTCGAGGCGCGGCTGGAATCGCCTGCCGCCACGGTCGGCACGGCCTGGATCTCGGGTGAGGCCGACCCGCGGGACTGCCGCGCCGGCGCCCGGGTGCCGGCGGGTGCCGTCAATCTCGGGCATGGTGACATCCGCTTGTGCGCGGCGCGCGGGTGGGAGGGTTCGCTGCTCGCGCAGCTGCTGCGGCCGGTCGCGCGCGACGCCAGCCGCCACCAGTTCCTCGAGCGGGTCATCCGCGGCTACCTGCTCGGCATCCTCGCGGCCGCCAGCGCGGCCGGGCTCGGCTGGTGGCTGGGCACGCATGACCCGGTGCGCACGTGGTCGGTGATCACGGCCGTGCTGGTCGTGTCGTGTCCGTGCGCCATCGGGCTGGCTTTTCCGCTGGCCGACGAGTTGGCCGCGACGGCGCTGCGCCGCGCCGGGGTGTTCGTCCGCGAATCCGACCTGTGGCCGCGCGTGGCGCGCATCCGCCGGATCATCTTCGACAAGACCGGCACGCTGACGCTGGAGACGCCGGTGCTGAACAATCCCGCGACCTTGGCCGCGCTGGCCCCGGTGGCGCGCGCCGTGCTCATGGCGCTGGTGCGGGACAACACGCATCCCGTCAGCCGCGGCCTGCACGAGAACCTGCTGGCGCTCGACCTGACGGTCGGACCCGAGACGGCCGGCGAACTGCGCGAAGAACCCGGCTTCGGCGTGATCCTCGAGACCCCGGACGGCCGCTGGTCGCTCGGCCGGCCCGGCTGGCGGGGGATGACTCGTAACCCAATAGGTTACAAAGAGGAGGAGGGCCACGACACGGAATTCGCCTGCGACGGCGTGGTGCTGGCCCGGTTCCGGTTTGCCGACGCGGTGCGGGCGGATGCCGGGGCGGAAATCGCGGCGCTCCGGGCGCGCGGGCTCGCCATCCACATCCTGAGCGGCGACCGCCGCGCCAAGGTGGACCGGATGACCCGGGCGCTCGGCCTGCCCGCCGACCATGGCCGGGCCGAGGTTACGCCGGAGGGAAAGGCGGCGTGGATCCGGCAGACCGACCGGCGCGACACCCTGATGCTGGGCGACGGCGCCAACGACAGCCTTGCCTTTGACGCCGCGTTTGCCCGCGGCACGCCGGTCATTCATCGCGGCGTGCTCGAGAGGAAGGCCGACTTTTATTACCTCGGCCGCGGGCTGAACGGCATCCGCCGGTTGTTCGAGGTGAACGATGCGCGCCGGCGCACGCAGGGCTGGCTGCTGGTGTTCTCCGTCGCCTACAACCTCGTGGCCGTCGGCCTCGCCGTCGCGGGCCGGATGAGCCCGCTGCTCGCGGCGGTGCTGATGCCGGTGAGCTCGCTGCTGACGCTGGCGATCGTGGCCGGCGGCATGCGGCGCTGGCTCGCCCGCTAG
- a CDS encoding sulfite exporter TauE/SafE family protein: MTAELAGITGPGTAFLAGLVTSLHCAGMCGPLACALMPAARDDTDPQVVASVYHLTRLAGYAVLGALAGGVGRWPLALLGGGVLRWLPWLLVVFFVAVAFRLDQRLPRWPLLGRAYAALLARLRGGSRVRAAAALGVATPLLPCGPLYFLLSLALLSGSALHGAETLLAFGLGTVPLLWLAQANVHWVRARLGPHTRARLQGLLALAVAALLVWRLRGTLGLGGPGAGDFLCF, from the coding sequence ATGACCGCGGAACTCGCCGGCATCACCGGGCCGGGCACGGCGTTTCTCGCCGGGCTGGTCACGAGCCTGCACTGCGCCGGGATGTGCGGGCCGCTGGCCTGCGCCCTCATGCCGGCGGCGCGGGACGACACCGACCCACAGGTTGTGGCCTCGGTCTATCATCTCACGCGGCTGGCCGGTTACGCGGTGCTCGGCGCGCTGGCGGGCGGCGTGGGCCGCTGGCCGCTGGCGCTGCTCGGCGGGGGGGTGTTGCGCTGGCTGCCGTGGCTGCTGGTGGTCTTCTTTGTCGCGGTCGCGTTCCGGCTCGACCAGCGCCTGCCGCGGTGGCCGCTGCTCGGGCGCGCCTACGCCGCGCTGCTCGCGCGGTTGCGCGGGGGGTCGCGCGTCCGCGCCGCCGCCGCGCTGGGCGTGGCCACGCCGCTGCTGCCCTGCGGTCCGCTTTATTTCCTGCTGTCGCTGGCGCTGCTGTCCGGCTCGGCCCTGCATGGTGCCGAGACGCTGCTCGCGTTCGGGCTTGGCACGGTGCCGCTGCTCTGGCTGGCGCAGGCGAACGTCCACTGGGTGCGCGCCCGCCTCGGCCCGCACACGCGGGCCCGGCTGCAGGGCCTCCTCGCCCTGGCTGTCGCCGCCCTGCTGGTCTGGCGGCTGCGCGGAACCCTCGGCCTGGGCGGGCCCGGCGCGGGCGATTTCCTCTGCTTTTGA
- the ccoG gene encoding cytochrome c oxidase accessory protein CcoG, with the protein MSAEPTVPPKPRPARHAPAVDSVTTINTDGSRYFLYPADVRGRFTHWRRLGAWLLIAVYLLLPWIPVNGAPAVFLDVAERRFHFFGWTLAAQDAWLLFFGVTGLGFGLFFLTALFGRLWCGWACPQTVFLDHVYRRIERWLEGDAPARRALKATPMSAGKFFRRAAKHALYVVVSLAITHLFLAYFVSLPELWSFMHAAPGEHWAAFLFVFTAAGVLYFNFAWFREQLCIVICPYGRLQSALTDDHTVVIGYDSRRGEPRGKLQRDQVSCNLLGYKPPEAKPGDCIDCNRCVQVCPTGIDIRHGMQLECIGCAACIDACDEVMAKVHRPAGLVRYDSLAGFGGGATRWVRPRTILYGVLLAVGATVAAFAFSTVKPVSFLVYRTGGAAYFVGPDEVRDQFLVRLVNKRAGPATFVVSAEGLPAGLRQSGFAAPVTLAAMAESVSPLVLVADRKDYRGPFRFTVRVRDAAQTFTLAREVEFMGPDARLLEEEDHEKGIKR; encoded by the coding sequence ATGAGCGCCGAACCCACAGTCCCGCCCAAGCCCCGTCCGGCGCGCCACGCACCGGCGGTCGACTCCGTCACGACCATCAACACCGACGGGTCGCGCTATTTTCTTTATCCCGCCGATGTGCGCGGCCGGTTCACGCATTGGCGCCGGCTCGGTGCCTGGCTGCTGATCGCCGTCTACCTGCTGTTGCCGTGGATCCCGGTCAACGGCGCCCCGGCCGTGTTTCTCGACGTCGCCGAGCGGCGCTTCCACTTCTTCGGCTGGACGCTCGCGGCCCAGGATGCGTGGCTGCTCTTCTTCGGCGTCACCGGCCTCGGTTTCGGGCTGTTCTTCCTCACCGCGCTGTTCGGCCGCCTGTGGTGCGGCTGGGCCTGCCCGCAGACCGTGTTCCTCGACCATGTCTACCGCCGCATCGAGCGCTGGCTGGAGGGCGACGCTCCCGCGCGTCGCGCGCTCAAGGCGACGCCGATGTCCGCCGGCAAGTTTTTCCGCCGCGCCGCCAAGCACGCGCTCTATGTCGTCGTCTCGCTGGCGATCACGCACCTTTTCCTCGCGTATTTCGTGAGCCTGCCGGAGCTATGGTCCTTCATGCACGCGGCGCCGGGCGAGCACTGGGCGGCCTTTCTCTTCGTCTTCACCGCCGCCGGCGTGCTTTATTTCAACTTCGCCTGGTTCCGCGAGCAGCTCTGCATCGTCATCTGTCCCTACGGCCGCCTGCAGTCGGCGCTGACCGACGACCACACCGTGGTCATCGGGTATGACAGCAGGCGCGGCGAGCCGCGCGGCAAGCTCCAGCGCGATCAGGTCTCCTGCAACCTATTAGGTTACAAGCCGCCCGAAGCAAAACCGGGTGATTGCATCGACTGCAATCGTTGCGTGCAGGTCTGCCCGACGGGCATCGACATCCGCCATGGCATGCAGCTGGAGTGCATCGGCTGCGCCGCGTGCATCGACGCGTGCGACGAGGTCATGGCAAAGGTGCACCGGCCGGCCGGCCTCGTCCGCTATGACTCGCTGGCGGGTTTCGGCGGGGGCGCCACCCGCTGGGTCCGGCCGCGCACCATCCTCTATGGCGTGTTGCTGGCGGTCGGCGCGACGGTGGCGGCCTTCGCGTTCTCCACGGTCAAGCCCGTCAGCTTCCTCGTCTACCGCACGGGTGGGGCGGCCTATTTCGTCGGGCCGGACGAGGTGCGGGACCAGTTCCTGGTGCGGCTGGTCAACAAGCGCGCCGGGCCGGCGACCTTTGTGGTGTCGGCCGAGGGCCTGCCCGCCGGACTCCGGCAAAGCGGTTTCGCGGCGCCCGTCACGCTGGCGGCGATGGCGGAGTCGGTCAGCCCGCTGGTGCTGGTGGCGGACCGCAAGGACTACCGCGGGCCGTTCAGGTTCACCGTCCGCGTGCGGGACGCCGCGCAGACTTTCACGCTCGCCCGCGAGGTCGAGTTCATGGGCCCCGACGCCCGTCTGTTGGAGGAGGAAGACCATGAGAAGGGCATCAAGCGCTAG